The following proteins are encoded in a genomic region of Nocardioides sp. cx-173:
- a CDS encoding Fur family transcriptional regulator, whose protein sequence is MSMVQYESLLREASLRVTQPRLAVLAVVYDHPHLDTDDVLEQVRREYASVSHQTVYDVLRALTEAGLVRRIQPAGTTARYEARVGDNHHHIVCRSCGTIADVDCAVGQAPCLAASDDHGFVIDEAEVVYWGLCPTCRGRQHHPVNRQLEGST, encoded by the coding sequence ATGTCCATGGTGCAGTACGAGTCGCTGCTGCGGGAGGCGTCCCTGAGGGTGACGCAGCCCCGGCTGGCCGTGCTGGCCGTGGTCTACGACCACCCCCACCTCGACACCGACGACGTGCTCGAGCAGGTCCGCCGCGAGTACGCGAGCGTCTCGCACCAGACCGTGTACGACGTCCTGCGCGCCCTCACCGAGGCGGGCCTGGTCCGCCGGATCCAGCCCGCAGGCACCACCGCGCGCTATGAAGCCCGGGTGGGGGACAACCACCACCACATCGTGTGCCGCTCCTGCGGCACCATCGCCGACGTCGACTGCGCCGTCGGCCAGGCCCCTTGCCTTGCCGCCTCCGACGACCACGGTTTCGTGATCGACGAGGCGGAGGTCGTCTACTGGGGCCTCTGTCCCACGTGCCGCGGCCGTCAGCACCACCCAGTGAACCGTCAGTTGGAAGGAAGCACATGA
- the katG gene encoding catalase/peroxidase HPI codes for MSDSQDSTTPESPQGVDRKAEGGCPVMHDSAAAHGSESENPAIPSPQPKAGRPHTNQDWWPNSLDLTPLHAHSSKSNPLGPDFSYSEEFKKLDLAELRRDIVEVLNSSQDWWPADFGHYGGLFIRMSWHAAGTYRIYDGRGGAGEGSQRFAPLNSWPDNANLDKARRLLWPVKQKHGQKISWADLLVYAGTVALEDMGFQTFGFGFGREDIWEPEEIIWGPEDTWLGDERYTEERTLDEMLGAVQMGLIYVNPEGPNGNPDPLASARDIRDTFARMAMNDEETVALIAGGHTFGKTHGAGDPDLVGPEPEAAPIEEQGLGWKSSFGSGKGADAITSGLEVTWTSTPTRWSNDFFKFLFKYEWELVKSPAGAFQWVAKDAEDIIPGPAADSPKRKPTMLTSDLALRFDPEYEKISRRFLENPNEFATAFAKAWYKLLHRDMGPIDRYLGPWVAEPQLWQDPVPPVQGELVGDADIASLKAKVLESGLSVSELVSTAWASASTFRSTDKRGGANGARIRLEPQRNWTANQPEQLAAVLGKLEAIQADFNAAGGAQVSLADLIVLAGNAAIEKAAKDAGMEVTVPFHAGRTDATQEQTDTDSFRVLEPRADGFRNYLRAGEKLMPEKLLVEKAYMLDLTAPEMTVLVGGLRALGNNVGGVQHGVLTDRPGVLTNDFFTHLLAPGARWVASESEENVYEIRDVATDELKWTATAVDLIFGSNSQLRALAEVYASDDAREKFVADFVAAWTKVMELDRFDLV; via the coding sequence ATGAGCGACAGCCAGGACAGCACCACCCCGGAGAGCCCCCAGGGGGTGGACCGCAAGGCCGAGGGTGGGTGCCCGGTGATGCACGACTCCGCCGCGGCGCACGGCAGCGAGAGCGAGAACCCCGCGATCCCCTCGCCGCAGCCGAAGGCCGGGCGGCCCCACACCAACCAGGACTGGTGGCCCAACAGCCTCGACCTCACGCCGCTGCACGCGCACTCGTCGAAGAGCAACCCGCTGGGCCCCGACTTCTCCTACTCGGAGGAGTTCAAGAAGCTCGACCTCGCCGAGCTGCGCCGTGACATCGTCGAGGTGCTCAACTCCTCGCAGGACTGGTGGCCCGCCGACTTCGGTCACTACGGCGGCCTCTTCATCCGGATGAGCTGGCACGCGGCCGGCACCTACCGCATCTACGACGGCCGCGGCGGCGCCGGCGAGGGCAGCCAGCGGTTCGCCCCGCTGAACAGCTGGCCCGACAACGCCAACCTGGACAAGGCGCGCCGCCTGCTGTGGCCGGTCAAGCAGAAGCACGGCCAGAAGATCTCCTGGGCCGACCTGCTGGTCTACGCCGGCACCGTCGCGCTGGAGGACATGGGCTTCCAGACCTTCGGCTTCGGCTTCGGCCGCGAGGACATCTGGGAGCCCGAGGAGATCATCTGGGGCCCCGAGGACACCTGGCTGGGGGACGAGCGCTACACCGAGGAGCGCACCCTCGACGAGATGCTGGGCGCCGTCCAGATGGGTCTGATCTACGTCAACCCCGAGGGACCCAACGGCAACCCCGACCCGCTCGCGTCGGCCCGCGACATCCGCGACACCTTCGCCCGGATGGCGATGAACGACGAGGAGACCGTCGCACTCATCGCCGGCGGCCACACCTTCGGCAAGACCCACGGCGCCGGTGACCCCGACCTGGTCGGGCCCGAGCCCGAGGCCGCGCCGATCGAGGAGCAGGGCCTGGGCTGGAAGAGCTCCTTCGGCTCCGGCAAGGGCGCCGACGCGATCACCTCGGGCCTGGAGGTCACCTGGACCTCGACGCCGACGCGCTGGAGCAACGACTTCTTCAAGTTCCTCTTCAAGTACGAGTGGGAGCTCGTCAAGAGCCCCGCCGGTGCCTTCCAGTGGGTCGCCAAGGACGCCGAGGACATCATCCCCGGACCCGCCGCCGACTCCCCGAAGCGCAAGCCCACGATGCTGACCAGCGACCTGGCGCTGCGCTTCGACCCCGAGTACGAGAAGATCTCGCGCCGGTTCCTGGAGAACCCCAACGAGTTCGCCACCGCCTTCGCCAAGGCCTGGTACAAGCTGCTGCACCGCGACATGGGCCCGATCGACCGCTACCTCGGGCCCTGGGTCGCCGAGCCGCAGCTGTGGCAGGACCCGGTCCCGCCGGTGCAGGGCGAGCTGGTCGGCGACGCCGACATCGCCTCGCTCAAGGCGAAGGTGCTGGAGTCCGGGCTCTCGGTCTCCGAGCTCGTCTCCACCGCGTGGGCCTCGGCCTCGACCTTCCGCTCCACCGACAAGCGCGGCGGGGCCAACGGCGCCCGCATCCGCCTGGAGCCGCAGCGGAACTGGACGGCCAACCAGCCCGAGCAGCTGGCCGCCGTGCTCGGCAAGCTCGAGGCCATCCAGGCCGACTTCAACGCCGCCGGCGGCGCGCAGGTCTCGCTGGCCGACCTGATCGTCCTCGCGGGCAACGCGGCGATCGAGAAGGCGGCCAAGGACGCCGGCATGGAGGTCACCGTGCCGTTCCACGCGGGACGCACCGACGCCACCCAGGAGCAGACCGACACGGACTCCTTCCGGGTGCTCGAGCCTCGCGCCGACGGGTTCCGCAACTACCTGCGGGCCGGTGAGAAGCTGATGCCGGAGAAGCTGCTGGTCGAGAAGGCCTACATGCTCGACCTGACGGCTCCCGAGATGACCGTGCTGGTCGGCGGTCTGCGGGCGCTGGGCAACAACGTGGGCGGCGTGCAGCACGGCGTGCTCACCGATCGTCCGGGCGTCCTGACCAACGACTTCTTCACCCACCTGCTCGCGCCCGGTGCGCGCTGGGTGGCCTCGGAGTCGGAGGAGAACGTCTACGAGATCCGCGACGTCGCGACCGACGAGCTCAAGTGGACCGCCACCGCGGTCGACCTGATCTTCGGCTCCAACTCGCAGCTGCGGGCGCTGGCCGAGGTCTACGCGAGCGACGACGCTCGCGAGAAGTTCGTGGCCGACTTCGTCGCCGCGTGGACCAAGGTCATGGAGCTGGACCGCTTCGACCTCGTCTGA
- a CDS encoding sulfatase-like hydrolase/transferase, translating to MSLRSATSRSLLTLVLAAGLLGACDLGSDPAEPPAQPAPPESTQDAGQNVVPPPRPADDRPNIVMVLVDDMRTDELAYLPKTRALLARHGVRFPHNISPHPLCCPARASLATGSYAQTNGVLHNSGDRGGYEALEPGQTYAPWLQRSGYRTAFVGKFLNDYSHRDPREPGWDVWSAQVDRVSAYRRARFFGEKVERGYVTTQIEQRTNDLVTDVAGKGSPFFLVSNHTAPHVQMKERDNGRYEQLPPPAEPRYAHRYDDAADPAFFRKPSFLVPWPGGKTLTREEMRELHLARARSLASVDDAVASLVRTLRRTGELANTYVVFTSDNGHALGEHGYRTKNYLMREMLDVPLVVRGPGVARGASTAITSLVDLPATFLEIAAVKARHRLDGVSLLPQLRHPQRRPRGWRDTTLVQTGNNQDAGPEPFWESRGVQTRRYLYGYDPGGTTGNWPEFLFDRERDPYELTNVVDDPAYAGVVAELQRRTAALVDCVGRACNRVFGPDPRPTDDPVRAS from the coding sequence CCCGAGTCGACGCAGGACGCCGGCCAGAACGTCGTCCCGCCGCCGAGGCCGGCCGACGACCGTCCCAACATCGTCATGGTGCTCGTCGACGACATGCGCACCGACGAGCTGGCCTACCTGCCCAAGACCCGCGCCCTGCTGGCCCGCCACGGCGTGCGCTTCCCGCACAACATCAGTCCGCATCCCTTGTGCTGCCCGGCCCGAGCCTCACTGGCCACCGGCTCCTACGCGCAGACCAACGGGGTCCTGCACAACAGCGGTGACCGGGGTGGCTACGAGGCGCTCGAGCCGGGCCAGACCTATGCCCCCTGGCTGCAGCGGTCCGGCTACCGCACCGCGTTCGTCGGCAAGTTCCTCAACGACTACAGCCACCGGGACCCGCGAGAGCCGGGCTGGGACGTCTGGAGCGCGCAGGTCGACCGGGTCTCGGCCTACCGGCGCGCCCGCTTCTTCGGTGAGAAGGTCGAGCGTGGCTACGTGACCACCCAGATCGAGCAACGCACCAACGACCTGGTCACCGACGTGGCCGGGAAGGGCTCGCCCTTCTTCCTCGTCAGCAACCACACCGCGCCCCACGTGCAGATGAAGGAGCGCGACAACGGCCGCTACGAGCAGCTCCCGCCGCCGGCCGAGCCGCGCTACGCACACCGCTACGACGACGCGGCTGACCCGGCGTTCTTCCGCAAGCCGTCCTTCCTGGTGCCGTGGCCCGGCGGCAAGACCCTGACCCGCGAGGAGATGCGCGAGCTCCACCTGGCCCGAGCGCGATCCCTCGCCTCTGTCGACGACGCCGTGGCCTCGCTGGTCCGGACCCTGCGCCGCACCGGTGAGCTCGCCAACACCTACGTCGTCTTCACCTCCGACAACGGTCACGCCCTGGGTGAGCACGGCTACCGCACCAAGAACTACCTGATGCGCGAGATGCTCGACGTGCCACTGGTGGTCAGGGGTCCCGGCGTCGCCCGCGGCGCCAGCACCGCGATCACCTCGCTCGTCGACCTCCCGGCGACGTTCCTCGAGATCGCGGCCGTCAAGGCCCGGCACCGGCTGGACGGGGTCTCGCTGCTGCCGCAGCTGCGGCACCCGCAGCGCCGCCCGCGCGGCTGGCGCGACACGACGCTGGTGCAGACCGGCAACAACCAGGATGCGGGCCCGGAGCCGTTCTGGGAGTCCCGCGGCGTCCAGACCCGGCGCTATCTCTACGGCTACGACCCCGGGGGCACCACCGGCAACTGGCCGGAGTTCCTCTTCGACCGCGAGCGCGACCCCTACGAGCTCACCAACGTGGTGGATGACCCCGCCTACGCCGGTGTCGTGGCGGAGCTGCAGCGGCGCACCGCGGCGCTCGTGGACTGTGTCGGACGGGCGTGCAACCGCGTCTTCGGGCCGGACCCTCGGCCGACGGACGACCCGGTGAGGGCGTCGTGA